In the Verrucomicrobiia bacterium genome, CCATAGCCGCTGCCAGCTTGTTCAAAAGCATCCGTGAACTGGTCACAGTAGGAGTTATAGATCTGCCCGTGATTCGGCACATTGAAATCACCGGCGATAAGGACGGGAGCTGTTTCTTTCTTGGCCAGTTCGGCGATCTCCGCCGCCATCTTTTTTTGATGATCCCAGAAGGCTTGCGTCTCATTGCGCAGCTTTTCGCCGTAACCGCCTTTACGTCCGAAGACGGCTGCCACGAAACCGCCCTTGCTCATAGGCTCAAGAATTTCACGTGGTGACGTGAGATGCACGGTGTAGATGACCAGATCGCGACCCTCCCAATCCAGGACGGCTCGTGCAGCTACTGGTCGCCGGTTCAGTCCGCGTTGAGGCAGAAGTTCCGCCTGCTTGATGGGAAAGCGACTGATGAAGGTGAACTCATCTATGCCGCGCACGCTCAGACCGGGATATGCTTTGGCGAACTGCGCTTCCCGCCCTGCTTCCTGAAACACCACCACATCCGGTTTCTCTGCTTCGATGAAATTTGTAGGGCTCTGTTTGTTATCCTGCCCGCGATTGTTTGTGAGGATTTTGATGGATGCACCTTTGGGTGTTCCGGCAGAACCGAACTGCGGGTCCATGTAAACAAATAGAACCAAAATGAGTGCTGCAATATGCAATAAACACCAACGAGGTTTGATGAGTAAGGTGAGCGGTCCCAAGACGATGACGGGCAATAGCCAGACTTGTGGCGGAATATACAGTGCAAAACACAGGAACCAATGAGTCTCGGCCCGCCATTCCAGCAAAGCCAGCACCAGACACAGGATGATGCCGTAGCTAATATTTACAAAGAGCAGTCCTCGATGAAGCCACTTGAGCAGTTTATGTATGGCACCATCAGGATTTCGCCAGTCTTTCAGGGTCTTGAGCAAGCACTCCAGCAGCTTGATCAGCGGTGGATCATCCGCTGGGCTGGGCTGGTTGGATGGCGTTTGCATCATGTGCGTCTGTATTCTCAGGTTCGAGGCGGTGAGGACAATGCTAAAAGAGTCCGAATGGCACTTGCAGAGTGTGTGGTGACTGCCTATTTTCCACGTTCGCTGAAAAAGCGTGATAAGTAACCTAGTCCAGCCCTCTCCATGAAGCGCTCCTTCGCCCTTATTTTAACTTTGTTGTTGGCAACTGCTCTGACCGGGCGGGCGGCGGAAAACCAAGTGCATAGCGCACCTGAAGTGAACCCGCCGAGTTTCACGCGGACTAATTCGGTGACATTGCCCAAGGCAAAGGCGACTTTGGCTGTCGGGCCGACGCTTTACTCTATCGGCCAGCCGACGGATGACGAACAGCTTCACCTGGAGCTCATCAACCGCGCGCGTGCGAATCCTCCCGCAGAGGGGCAATGGCTGGCGGCATTGACGGATCCGAATGTAGTGAATGCCCTTAATTACTTCCATGTCGATCTGGGAGTGATGATCACCGAGTTTAATGCGATCGCCGCGGCGCCACCACTGGCTTTTAACTCCAAGCTGATGGGGACTGCCCGGGTGCACAGCCAGTTGATGTTCGACCAGCGTACCCAGGCCCATGTGCTGCCTGGCGAGCCGGATGTGGATGAGCGGATCGTTGATGCCGGCTATAATTTTCAGAACTTGGGTGAAAATATTTTCGTGGCATCGAAGAGTGCGCTCTATGGTCACGCCGCCTTTCAGGTTGATTGGGGACAGACCAACATCAATTTTCCTGGTGAAGTGACATTTGGCATGCAGAACCCGCGAGGACACCGAAACACTATCCATAATCCCGCCTTTCGAGAAGTTGGGGTGGGCATTTATTATGGTTCCTTTGGAGTGAACATCGGGCCACAGGCCGTCACTCAGGATTTTGGCACCCAACAAAATGATGCTGAGCTTGGCGGAAAGCCATTGCTGACGGGGGTGGTTTACAATGATTTCGATGGCGATCTTTTCTATGACTTGGGTGAAGGACTTGGAGGGGTGACGGTGGAAGTCACCGGCAACCAGTACTATGCCGTCACAGCCAGCAGCGGCGGTTACACGATTCCTTTGCCGGGGAATGGCAACTATACAGTGACGTTCACAGCAGCGAATGGCGGCAGCTATACGACGAATATCACAGTTGCTGGTAACGCGAACTTCAAGGTGGATTGGCGCCCGGTGTATCAGATGCCGACGCTTACGGGCCCAACGCGGCCGGTGAATGGATTCAACATGACTTATTCGTTCAGCACGCCGGTCGGTATCACGAGCTATGCGTGGCAGGCGATCGCGCTGACGCCGCTCACATTCACGGATAATGCGGATGGCGGGTTGAATAACTTTAACGCGACAATCACTGGCGGGTATTCGGCGACTGGTGCAGATAGTGTCGGCAATCGCGCTTCCGTATTCCATCTGGCTAACCCCGGAGCGGGTGAGCAGATTTTGGAGTATAAAACTAAGTTTGTTCCCAAACCGGGGGCTTCACTTTCATTCCTCTCACGTCTGGCTTTGGCCACAACAGATCAGATTCCTCGCGTGCAAATCTCGCAAGATAATGGCGTGAGCTGGCAGACTGTCTGGTCGCAAACGAGCGGCGGAAATCAATCGGCACAATATACTTCGGTGAATATCGATCTGGGAGGATTGGCCCGGGTGGAGACGAAATTACGGTTCAATTACTCCTTTTTCTCCGGCAGTTATTATGGAGATACGGGTTTTAACTATGGCTGGTGCATCGACAGCATCCAGATCTCAGGTGCTGACACCGCTTCTGTGGCAGGCAGCGGCACGGTGAACAATACCTCGCAATTTCTTTTTACGGCCAGCGTCTCGGGTGATTATCTCGTATCATTGAAACCTTCGGTAGCGGGGCGCAATTATCCTGCGGCTAATGTGCTCACAGTTCAGAGTGTCGCGGCACCTACGGTCACGATCAGCGCGGTGCAGAACAGTCCATCTAAGAAGTTTGATGTGGGCCTTTCCCATGCGGCCTCGGGTCAGGTGAAAGTGTGGACGGCTACGAGTGTCGCTGGACCTTGGATGGAAGAAACGGGCACTTCTCTCCAGACATTGACTGCGGAGCAAAGTTTTCGGGTAACTCTGCCGACGTTCACTGGCCATCGGTTTTACCGTGTGCAGTTGACTCCGCAGTAAGAAGGGGAAGCACTTAGGCTCCTGTCTTAGCCTTCAATTCTTCGATCTGTTTCTCCAGATCGCGCATGCGGCGGATGATGTCAGGGAGTTGCGTGCTGGCGATTATCTGACGTTTGGCCACTTTATCAGGGAACGCGGGCGTCCCTAGCACCTTGCCGCCGTCCTCGATATCCCGCATCACGCCGCTCTTCGCGCCGATGGTCACTTGATTGCCGATCTTCAAATGATCAGCGATACCCGATTGCGCCGCGACCACGCAGTAATCGCCCATCTTCGTGCTGCCGGCGAAACCGACCTGGCCGGTGATGATGCAATGACGGCCGATGGTGACGTTATGCGCTACATGCACGAGGTTATCGATCTTGGTGCCTTGGCCGATGACGGTGGAGCCGAGGGCGCCACGATCAATGGCGGTGTTCGCGCCGATCTCCACATCGTCATGGATGATGACGTTGCCAATCTGAAGAATCTTGCGATGGCGGCCTTCATCCAGCACGTAGCCGTAGCCATCTGAGCCGATAACTGTGCCGGCGTGGATGATCACGCGGTTGCCCACCTGACATTGGTGATAGATGACCACGTTCGGATAGAGTCGGGTATCATCGCCCACTTCGGCATCGCGACCGATGTGGTTGCCGCCCATGAGCACGGCGCGGGCTCCGATCTTGGCGCGGGCTCCGATGACGCAATTAGGGCCGATATGGGCGCTGGGGTCCACTTGTGCAGAAGCGTCGATGACGGCACTGGGATGAACGCTTGGCGTGTATTGGTCTGGCGGAAAGAAAAGAGGGAGCAGACGGGCTACGGCGATACGCGGGTTCTTGACGCGGATGAGTGTCTTCTTGGTGGAATTGAATCCTTCCGGGACAAGGATCGCGGAGACTTCGCTGGCTTCAGCCGCGGCGAAGTAAGTTTCCTGGTCGGCAAAGGTGAGGTCACCGCTGCGTGCCTGATTGGCGGCGGCGAAACCGGTGATGACGACGGAACCGTCACCGATGAGTTCTCCGCGGACTTGTTCAGCGATCTGGGCGGCAGTGATGGGCATAAAGGATGATTGGATTCGAGTTTACCCTCATGCCATTCACGAAGGCGGGATCATTTCGTCGGCAAGGGGACCATCTGCTGGGTCTCCACATCCCAGACTTTCAGGCGCAGGCAGCGAATGATGTCCATGGGATGCAGAGAAGTGACCTTGGGCTTCTGCAATTCCGGCATACCACTGAGGGCTTCCGGCAGGCGGTAGAAGGGAATTTTGGAATTGAGATGATGGATGTGATGGTAGCCGATGTTGGCGCTGAACCAGTTCATCAATGTGCCCATCTTCATGAAGCTGGAAGACTCCAGCGCGGCGGCATCGTAGGTCCACCCGGCATTGTCACGGAAGGTCACTCCCGGGAAATTATGCTGGGCATAGAAAAGGTAGCTGCCGATGCAGCAGGAGATGCCGAATGGGATCAGCACGGTCAAAACCACTGCCACCCAACCGCCGATCGCAGCGACCACCACAATCAAGGTGACATGAAGGACAAAAGCGATGAGGCAGTCATAGTGTGCCTTGGGATTGTTGAAGAAGGGATAAATGCTCATCCCGAAAAGGAACATGAAGGCGTAGCCGAAGAGGATGGTCAGCGGATGCCGCATGAACAGGTACTTCATGCGCTTGGCTTTTGAGCACTTCAGGAAATGCTCCTTGGTCATGATCGGGTAAGAGCCGATGTGCGAGCCCTTCAGCTTGGAATTGTGATTGTGATGATGATTGTGCGAGCTGCGCCAGATGCTGCTCGGGCTCAAGATGAAGATGCCGAAGAGGCGCATCAACCCTTCCGCCAGCTTGGAATTCGGCAAAATAGCGTGGTGCTGCTGGTCATGATAGATGACGAAAAAGCGGAGGATCAGCAAGGCACTGAGCACACTGCAAACGATACGACCGGGGAGGCTGTGATTGAACAGGGTGCCCGCCATGAACGCTATCAGGAGAGCCGCAGTGGAAAGGATATACCACCAGCTTTTGGCCGGGTGGTCGCTCGTATATGGCTTGGTCGCCAAGATCAAATCTTTACCAGTGCGCATGCTTGGGCTAAGGCGGGCGAATAATCTGCTAAAAACCACGCGCTGTCCATGGCGGACTTTATCGCATCAATAGATTATCACATTTTGATCCGCGTTCAGCATTTGGCCGATTTTCGCTTTTTGCCGAGAGTGCCACGTTTTTGCACTTTCTGGATGTAATCGGTGGCGGAGAAGACTTCGCAACTGTTATTACCCATGTCCGCAGTCACCTTGCCGATCTTTTCAGCGGTTTTCAGGGCGAGTTCG is a window encoding:
- a CDS encoding endonuclease/exonuclease/phosphatase family protein; this translates as MMQTPSNQPSPADDPPLIKLLECLLKTLKDWRNPDGAIHKLLKWLHRGLLFVNISYGIILCLVLALLEWRAETHWFLCFALYIPPQVWLLPVIVLGPLTLLIKPRWCLLHIAALILVLFVYMDPQFGSAGTPKGASIKILTNNRGQDNKQSPTNFIEAEKPDVVVFQEAGREAQFAKAYPGLSVRGIDEFTFISRFPIKQAELLPQRGLNRRPVAARAVLDWEGRDLVIYTVHLTSPREILEPMSKGGFVAAVFGRKGGYGEKLRNETQAFWDHQKKMAAEIAELAKKETAPVLIAGDFNVPNHGQIYNSYCDQFTDAFEQAGSGYGLTFPGFTRNPLTFFGPWLRLDQIFSSSQLKPIACKAEPGRRSQHRSMVATFELKESGK
- a CDS encoding carboxypeptidase regulatory-like domain-containing protein, with product MKRSFALILTLLLATALTGRAAENQVHSAPEVNPPSFTRTNSVTLPKAKATLAVGPTLYSIGQPTDDEQLHLELINRARANPPAEGQWLAALTDPNVVNALNYFHVDLGVMITEFNAIAAAPPLAFNSKLMGTARVHSQLMFDQRTQAHVLPGEPDVDERIVDAGYNFQNLGENIFVASKSALYGHAAFQVDWGQTNINFPGEVTFGMQNPRGHRNTIHNPAFREVGVGIYYGSFGVNIGPQAVTQDFGTQQNDAELGGKPLLTGVVYNDFDGDLFYDLGEGLGGVTVEVTGNQYYAVTASSGGYTIPLPGNGNYTVTFTAANGGSYTTNITVAGNANFKVDWRPVYQMPTLTGPTRPVNGFNMTYSFSTPVGITSYAWQAIALTPLTFTDNADGGLNNFNATITGGYSATGADSVGNRASVFHLANPGAGEQILEYKTKFVPKPGASLSFLSRLALATTDQIPRVQISQDNGVSWQTVWSQTSGGNQSAQYTSVNIDLGGLARVETKLRFNYSFFSGSYYGDTGFNYGWCIDSIQISGADTASVAGSGTVNNTSQFLFTASVSGDYLVSLKPSVAGRNYPAANVLTVQSVAAPTVTISAVQNSPSKKFDVGLSHAASGQVKVWTATSVAGPWMEETGTSLQTLTAEQSFRVTLPTFTGHRFYRVQLTPQ
- a CDS encoding fatty acid desaturase, producing MRTGKDLILATKPYTSDHPAKSWWYILSTAALLIAFMAGTLFNHSLPGRIVCSVLSALLILRFFVIYHDQQHHAILPNSKLAEGLMRLFGIFILSPSSIWRSSHNHHHNHNSKLKGSHIGSYPIMTKEHFLKCSKAKRMKYLFMRHPLTILFGYAFMFLFGMSIYPFFNNPKAHYDCLIAFVLHVTLIVVVAAIGGWVAVVLTVLIPFGISCCIGSYLFYAQHNFPGVTFRDNAGWTYDAAALESSSFMKMGTLMNWFSANIGYHHIHHLNSKIPFYRLPEALSGMPELQKPKVTSLHPMDIIRCLRLKVWDVETQQMVPLPTK
- the lpxD gene encoding UDP-3-O-(3-hydroxymyristoyl)glucosamine N-acyltransferase: MPITAAQIAEQVRGELIGDGSVVITGFAAANQARSGDLTFADQETYFAAAEASEVSAILVPEGFNSTKKTLIRVKNPRIAVARLLPLFFPPDQYTPSVHPSAVIDASAQVDPSAHIGPNCVIGARAKIGARAVLMGGNHIGRDAEVGDDTRLYPNVVIYHQCQVGNRVIIHAGTVIGSDGYGYVLDEGRHRKILQIGNVIIHDDVEIGANTAIDRGALGSTVIGQGTKIDNLVHVAHNVTIGRHCIITGQVGFAGSTKMGDYCVVAAQSGIADHLKIGNQVTIGAKSGVMRDIEDGGKVLGTPAFPDKVAKRQIIASTQLPDIIRRMRDLEKQIEELKAKTGA